From Streptomyces yatensis, one genomic window encodes:
- a CDS encoding pyridoxamine 5'-phosphate oxidase family protein, translated as MPAPDATAATNAPDNAYAPTDRTVPTRSRERASYDREVVHAILDEGYVCHLGFIRDGAPVVLPTLYGRVGERLYLHGSTGARPLRMAGAPGGAEPGLPVCLTVTHVDGLVLARSAFHHSINYRSVVVHGIARPVTDPAERTAALDALVDHVVPGRAADSRPANAKELAATAVLGLDLEEVSAKIRTGGPSDDAEDLGLPHWSGVVPVARVYGAPDPADDLAPDTPVPGYLTRL; from the coding sequence ATGCCCGCCCCGGACGCCACCGCCGCGACCAACGCGCCCGACAACGCCTACGCACCGACCGACCGCACCGTGCCCACCCGCTCCCGCGAGCGCGCGTCCTACGACCGGGAGGTGGTGCACGCGATCCTCGACGAGGGCTACGTCTGCCATCTGGGCTTCATACGCGACGGCGCCCCCGTCGTCCTGCCGACCCTCTACGGCCGGGTCGGGGAGCGGCTGTACCTCCACGGCTCGACGGGGGCGCGTCCGCTGCGCATGGCGGGCGCGCCGGGCGGCGCGGAGCCGGGGCTGCCGGTGTGTCTCACCGTCACCCATGTCGACGGGCTGGTCCTGGCCCGCTCGGCGTTCCACCACTCCATCAACTACCGCTCGGTGGTGGTGCACGGCATCGCCCGCCCGGTGACCGATCCTGCCGAGCGCACCGCGGCCCTGGACGCCCTGGTGGACCATGTGGTGCCCGGCCGCGCCGCCGACTCCCGGCCCGCCAACGCCAAGGAGCTGGCCGCCACCGCCGTGCTCGGCCTCGACCTCGAGGAGGTCTCCGCGAAGATCCGCACCGGCGGGCCCAGCGACGACGCCGAGGATCTGGGACTCCCCCACTGGAGCGGCGTGGTGCCCGTCGCCCGCGTGTACGGCGCGCCGGACCCCGCCGACGACCTCGCGCCCGACACGCCGGTGCCCGGCTACCTCACCCGGCTCTGA
- a CDS encoding CPBP family intramembrane glutamic endopeptidase has translation MLRTETLLVLALSLGASGLSALISFIGSVTKPGGLKDQAAHLNSSAAPGRPWLDLAWQLFGISTALVPVALVAHLLLREGAGLRAIGFDRDRPRFDLAWGAAVAAAIGGTGLLLYLGARAAGGNLTVVPESLPDVWWKIPVLIASAVQNAVLEEVIVVGYLLRRLGQLGWTPMAALLASSVLRGSYHLYQGIGGFFGNLAMGVIFVLLYRRWGRVGPLIAAHALIDIVAFVGYALLAGRVDWLPTA, from the coding sequence ATGCTGCGCACCGAGACGCTGCTCGTGCTGGCGCTGTCCCTCGGCGCGAGCGGGCTGTCCGCACTGATCAGCTTTATCGGCTCGGTGACCAAACCGGGCGGGCTCAAGGACCAGGCGGCCCATCTCAACTCCTCCGCCGCGCCGGGGCGGCCCTGGCTGGATCTCGCCTGGCAGCTGTTCGGCATCTCGACCGCGCTGGTGCCGGTCGCGCTCGTGGCCCATCTGTTGCTGCGCGAGGGCGCCGGGCTGCGGGCGATCGGCTTCGACCGCGACCGGCCGCGGTTCGACCTGGCGTGGGGCGCCGCGGTCGCGGCCGCGATCGGCGGCACCGGGCTGCTGCTGTATCTGGGGGCGCGGGCGGCCGGGGGCAATCTGACGGTGGTGCCCGAGTCGCTGCCCGATGTGTGGTGGAAGATCCCCGTACTCATCGCCTCCGCCGTGCAGAACGCGGTGCTGGAGGAGGTGATCGTGGTCGGCTATCTGCTGCGCAGGCTCGGGCAGTTGGGCTGGACCCCGATGGCCGCCCTGCTGGCCAGCTCGGTGCTGCGCGGTTCGTACCACCTCTACCAGGGGATCGGCGGCTTCTTCGGCAACCTGGCGATGGGTGTGATCTTCGTGCTGCTCTACCGCCGCTGGGGGCGGGTCGGGCCGCTGATCGCCGCGCATGCGCTGATCGACATCGTGGCCTTCGTGGGATACGCCCTGCTGGCGGGCCGGGTGGACTGGCTGCCCACGGCCTGA
- a CDS encoding PadR family transcriptional regulator — MRSHGHGREHCGPGHRGRGEGEGRRAAFGPFGPGFDGPPFGGPPFGGRGRGGPGGRGPRGRARRGDVRASILALLKDRSMHGYEMIQEIAERSGGAWRPSPGSVYPTLQLLEDEGLIGSESEGGKKLFALTDAGRAEAEAGPAAPWEEAGRGIDWEAMQEVRQAGFGLMEAFSQVWRTGSAEQRRKAVSVINESRKRLYLILAEQDEENGGTERGGES, encoded by the coding sequence ATGCGTTCCCATGGACATGGACGTGAACACTGCGGACCCGGCCACCGCGGCCGGGGCGAGGGTGAGGGGCGGCGCGCGGCATTCGGCCCGTTCGGCCCCGGTTTCGACGGCCCGCCCTTCGGTGGGCCCCCGTTCGGCGGCCGAGGCCGCGGCGGCCCCGGTGGCCGCGGGCCGCGTGGGCGGGCGCGGCGCGGCGATGTGCGCGCCTCGATCCTGGCCCTGCTGAAGGACCGGTCGATGCACGGCTACGAGATGATCCAGGAGATCGCCGAGCGCAGCGGGGGAGCCTGGCGGCCCAGCCCCGGCTCGGTGTATCCCACCCTTCAGCTGCTCGAGGACGAGGGGCTGATCGGCAGCGAGAGCGAGGGCGGCAAGAAGCTGTTCGCGCTCACCGACGCCGGCCGCGCCGAGGCCGAGGCGGGGCCCGCCGCCCCGTGGGAGGAGGCCGGGCGCGGTATCGACTGGGAGGCCATGCAGGAGGTCCGCCAGGCGGGATTCGGGCTGATGGAGGCGTTCTCCCAGGTCTGGCGCACCGGCAGCGCGGAGCAGCGGCGGAAGGCCGTCTCCGTCATCAACGAGTCGCGCAAGCGGCTGTATCTCATCCTCGCCGAACAGGACGAGGAAAACGGCGGCACCGAGCGGGGCGGCGAGAGCTGA
- a CDS encoding DUF5999 family protein — protein MCQHQPPCPSADSADREAAHLVAHHPEQGWSLLCNGVLLFEDTGELLPDGRVIAPCRPRGSEHIVTAA, from the coding sequence ATGTGCCAGCATCAACCACCCTGCCCGTCAGCCGACTCCGCCGACCGGGAGGCCGCCCATCTGGTGGCGCACCACCCGGAGCAGGGATGGAGCCTGCTGTGCAACGGCGTCCTGCTCTTCGAGGACACCGGTGAGCTGCTGCCGGACGGGCGCGTCATCGCACCGTGCCGGCCGCGGGGTTCCGAGCACATCGTCACCGCGGCCTGA
- a CDS encoding Clp protease N-terminal domain-containing protein has protein sequence MRSRTLSAGPDDAGCQDRVSEVVATVIAGARRRAVRDGDAQIDTAHLLHGLLESDPEVREVFPGGTPQVIRLLGYLVQRVIGYGLRWSGTVEVSGAAAPAGSGLAGWSPAATAALDAAVRRAASRGGSRAGGLDLLAAFVRDRECRAVEVLRCAGVAVEPLVTALAVEACQQSTG, from the coding sequence GTGCGAAGTCGTACCCTTTCCGCCGGCCCGGACGACGCCGGATGCCAGGACCGGGTCAGCGAGGTGGTGGCCACCGTGATCGCGGGGGCTCGCCGGCGCGCCGTACGCGATGGTGACGCGCAGATCGACACCGCCCATCTGCTGCACGGCCTCCTGGAGTCCGACCCGGAGGTACGGGAGGTGTTTCCCGGCGGCACGCCCCAGGTGATACGGCTGCTGGGGTATCTGGTGCAGCGCGTCATCGGCTACGGGCTCCGGTGGAGCGGCACCGTCGAGGTCTCGGGGGCGGCGGCGCCGGCGGGGAGCGGGCTCGCCGGATGGTCGCCCGCCGCGACGGCCGCTCTCGATGCGGCGGTCCGCCGCGCCGCCTCCCGTGGCGGGTCCCGCGCCGGGGGCCTCGACCTCCTCGCCGCGTTCGTCCGCGACCGGGAGTGTCGCGCCGTGGAGGTGCTGCGGTGTGCGGGCGTCGCCGTCGAACCGCTGGTCACCGCCCTGGCCGTGGAGGCCTGCCAGCAGTCAACGGGATGA
- a CDS encoding PhzF family phenazine biosynthesis protein translates to MRIRIVDAFTERPFAGNPAGVVLLDTDTFPDDGWLQRVAAEVNLAETAFAHPLPRAAEADWALRWFTPVTEAPMCGHATLATSHVLKTTGTATGTVRFATLSGVLSATADDGGSITLDFPTASLTALPVSQKTAEVAGALGAEIVSAHHAGPHIDDLLIELADEKTVRALAPDLAGLQRLSHRGVIVTAAAEDPTRGYDFVSRMFAPAVGIDEDPVTGSAHTALAPYWSARFGRDELTGLQASARTGLVRTALRGDRTLLTGGAVTVIDGELLA, encoded by the coding sequence ATGCGGATACGTATCGTCGACGCCTTCACCGAGCGCCCCTTCGCCGGCAACCCGGCCGGGGTCGTCCTCCTCGACACCGACACCTTCCCCGACGACGGCTGGCTGCAGCGGGTCGCCGCCGAGGTCAATCTCGCCGAGACCGCCTTCGCCCACCCGCTCCCGCGGGCCGCGGAGGCGGACTGGGCGCTGCGCTGGTTCACCCCGGTCACCGAGGCGCCCATGTGCGGCCATGCCACGCTCGCCACCAGCCATGTCCTGAAGACCACGGGGACCGCGACCGGCACGGTCCGCTTCGCCACCCTCAGCGGGGTCCTGTCGGCGACGGCCGACGACGGCGGCTCGATCACGCTGGACTTCCCCACAGCCTCACTGACCGCGCTGCCGGTCTCCCAGAAGACGGCCGAGGTCGCCGGAGCGCTCGGCGCCGAGATCGTGTCCGCCCATCACGCCGGCCCGCACATCGACGATCTGCTGATCGAACTGGCCGACGAGAAGACCGTGCGCGCCCTGGCCCCCGACCTCGCCGGGCTCCAGCGGCTCAGCCACCGGGGTGTCATCGTGACCGCGGCCGCCGAGGACCCCACGCGCGGCTACGACTTCGTCTCGCGGATGTTCGCCCCAGCCGTCGGCATTGACGAGGACCCGGTCACCGGAAGCGCCCACACCGCGCTCGCGCCCTACTGGTCGGCCCGGTTCGGCCGCGACGAGCTGACCGGGCTGCAGGCGTCCGCGCGCACCGGCCTGGTCCGCACCGCGCTGCGCGGCGACCGTACGCTGCTGACGGGCGGCGCCGTCACCGTCATCGACGGCGAATTGCTGGCCTGA
- a CDS encoding type II toxin-antitoxin system Rv0910 family toxin — translation MAEVSAQTRIEAPAEKVWARLTDFSAYGDWNATHTSFPRGGPATLEVAATYEENMKLMGFPAEVTWTVEECEPARLLATRGKGPMGVNLAMRYSLTPDGDATTVRVDGEFTGAAVSLMAGKLKDSATSALNESLRKLSALVV, via the coding sequence ATGGCCGAGGTCAGCGCGCAGACACGCATCGAGGCACCGGCCGAGAAGGTCTGGGCCCGGCTGACGGACTTCTCCGCATACGGCGACTGGAACGCCACCCACACCAGCTTTCCGCGGGGCGGCCCGGCCACGTTGGAAGTGGCGGCGACCTACGAGGAGAACATGAAACTGATGGGCTTTCCGGCCGAGGTGACCTGGACCGTCGAGGAGTGCGAGCCCGCCCGGCTGCTGGCCACCCGGGGCAAGGGCCCGATGGGCGTGAACCTCGCCATGCGCTATTCGCTCACACCGGACGGCGATGCCACGACGGTGCGCGTGGACGGGGAGTTCACGGGGGCGGCGGTCTCCTTGATGGCCGGGAAGCTGAAGGACTCGGCGACCAGCGCGCTCAACGAGTCGCTGCGCAAGCTGAGCGCGCTGGTCGTCTGA
- a CDS encoding PRC-barrel domain-containing protein, whose translation MGESVQTDIDPRTLIGRKAFDREGSKIGTVDEVYLDDATGEPEWAAVRTGLFSRDVFVPLEPSEVVGDTLRVPYDRALIKDAPDFGVGRHLSPEQELQLYHHYGLDVTG comes from the coding sequence GTGGGAGAGAGCGTGCAGACCGATATCGACCCGCGGACCCTGATCGGCCGCAAGGCATTCGACCGCGAGGGCTCCAAGATCGGCACCGTGGACGAGGTCTATCTCGACGACGCGACCGGCGAGCCCGAATGGGCGGCCGTACGCACCGGGCTGTTCAGCCGGGACGTCTTCGTGCCGCTCGAACCGAGCGAGGTCGTCGGCGACACCCTGCGGGTGCCGTACGACCGGGCACTCATCAAGGACGCCCCGGACTTCGGCGTCGGCCGCCACCTCTCCCCCGAGCAGGAGCTGCAGCTCTACCACCACTACGGGCTGGACGTCACGGGCTGA
- a CDS encoding glutamate--cysteine ligase encodes MGDKLMAGEFDPSGRRRQRVRLRQCLDGLGRLLADKRFDRPKNLMGLEIELNLAGADGLPRMMNAEVLERIGSHDFQTELGQCNLEVNIVPHRLRGRVLDQLSEELRTGLSYADRKAREVSSEIVMIGILPTLAADDLGSTSLSYDDRYKLLNEQMLAARGEDFLIDIEGRERFTYASASIAPEAACTSVQLHLQVTPGRFADAWNAAQAVAAVQIAVGANSPFVFGHEAWRESRPPLFLQATDVRPPEIAAQGVRPRTWFGERWIGSAYELFEENLRYFPPLLSTGEDEDPLRVLDEGGVPELQELALHNGTIYRWNRPVYDVVDGVPHLRVENRVLPAGPTVTDVIANAAFYYGLVRALAEESRPVWTRLPFTAAAANFDAACRHGIDAVLQWPKSGRSASLARTSAVRLVREELLPLAASGLDSWGVEPADRDRYLGVIEERCKLRVNGASWQTATYHRALAGGLDRDAALASMTRRYCALMRTDAPVHTWPTDLSG; translated from the coding sequence ATGGGGGACAAGCTCATGGCCGGTGAGTTCGACCCGTCCGGCCGGCGACGGCAGCGCGTCCGGTTGCGGCAGTGCCTCGACGGGCTGGGCCGGCTCCTGGCCGACAAGCGATTCGACCGCCCGAAGAATCTCATGGGGCTGGAGATCGAGCTGAATCTCGCCGGGGCCGACGGACTGCCGAGGATGATGAACGCGGAGGTTCTGGAGCGCATCGGGAGTCATGATTTCCAGACCGAACTCGGGCAGTGCAACCTTGAAGTAAACATCGTGCCCCACCGTTTGCGCGGACGCGTTCTCGATCAGCTCTCGGAAGAGCTCCGAACCGGTTTGTCATATGCCGATCGCAAGGCGCGGGAAGTGTCCTCCGAGATCGTGATGATCGGAATTCTGCCGACCCTCGCCGCGGACGATCTGGGATCCACGAGCCTGTCCTATGACGACCGTTACAAACTCCTCAACGAGCAGATGCTGGCCGCCCGCGGCGAGGATTTCCTCATCGACATCGAGGGCCGTGAGCGGTTCACCTACGCCAGCGCCTCCATCGCCCCCGAGGCGGCCTGCACCTCCGTCCAGCTCCATCTCCAGGTCACCCCGGGGCGCTTCGCGGACGCGTGGAACGCGGCGCAGGCGGTGGCCGCCGTGCAGATCGCGGTCGGCGCCAACTCCCCCTTCGTCTTCGGTCATGAGGCATGGCGCGAATCCCGGCCGCCGCTGTTCCTGCAGGCCACCGATGTGCGTCCGCCGGAGATCGCCGCCCAGGGGGTCCGCCCGCGCACCTGGTTCGGTGAGCGCTGGATCGGTTCCGCCTACGAGCTGTTCGAGGAGAACCTGCGCTATTTTCCGCCCCTGCTCTCCACCGGCGAGGACGAGGACCCGCTACGGGTGCTGGACGAGGGCGGGGTGCCCGAGCTCCAGGAACTGGCGCTGCACAACGGCACGATCTACCGCTGGAACCGGCCCGTCTACGACGTCGTGGACGGTGTGCCGCATCTGCGCGTGGAGAACCGCGTGCTCCCGGCCGGGCCCACCGTCACCGATGTCATCGCCAACGCCGCCTTCTACTACGGGCTGGTCAGGGCGCTCGCCGAGGAGTCCCGCCCGGTGTGGACCCGGCTGCCCTTCACGGCCGCCGCCGCCAACTTCGACGCGGCCTGCCGGCACGGCATCGACGCGGTCCTGCAATGGCCCAAATCCGGCCGGTCGGCCTCCCTGGCCCGCACCTCCGCCGTACGGCTGGTCCGCGAGGAGCTGCTGCCGCTCGCCGCGTCCGGCCTCGACTCCTGGGGTGTGGAGCCCGCCGACCGCGACCGCTACCTCGGCGTGATCGAGGAGCGCTGCAAGCTGCGGGTCAACGGCGCGTCCTGGCAGACGGCCACCTACCACCGGGCGCTGGCCGGCGGGCTGGACCGGGACGCCGCGCTCGCGTCCATGACCCGCCGCTACTGCGCCCTGATGCGGACCGACGCACCGGTGCACACCTGGCCCACCGATCTCTCCGGGTGA
- the gcvP gene encoding aminomethyl-transferring glycine dehydrogenase, giving the protein MTANRIALSDLERGTPFEQRHIGPDGEAQAKMLAHVGFGSLDELTEAAVPEVIKSTEALDALPPARSEPEVIAELRGLADRNQVLPSMIGLGYYGTHTPPVILRNVLENPAWYTAYTPYQPEISQGRLEALLNFQTVVADLTGLPTAGSSLLDEATAAAEAMALSRRVGKVKEGVFLVDAECLPQTVAVLRTRAEPTGVEVVVADLAEGIPDEIAERGVFGVLLQYPGASGVVRDPRPVIERAHELGAIVTVAADLLALTLLTSPGELGADIAVGNSQRFGVPMGFGGPHAGFMSVRDAYARNLPGRLVGVSVDADGDKAYRLALQTREQHIRREKATSNICTAQVLLAVMAGMYAVYHGPDGLAAIARRTHRYASVLAEGLRAGGVEVVHGAFFDTLTARVPGRAAEVVAAGREAGVNLRLTDADHVGIACDETTARAQLAAVWSAFGVDGGNGDPTGIPGIDELDAAAPDALPAALLRHDGYLTHPVFHQHRSETAMLRYLRRLADRDYALDRGMIPLGSCTMKLNATTEMEPVTWPEFGALHPFAPAEQAQGYLTLIRELEERLAEVTGYDKVSLQPNAGSQGELAGLLAVRAYHRANGDSRRTVCLIPSSAHGTNAASAVMAGMKVVVVKTGEDGEIDTDDLRAKIEKHGAELAVLMVTYPSTHGVFEGHITEICAAVHDAGGQVYVDGANLNALVGLAEPGRFGGDVSHLNLHKTFCIPHGGGGPGVGPVAVREHLAPYLPNHPLQPAAGPATGVGPVSAAPWGSAGILPISWAYIRLMGAEGLRRATQVAVLGANYVAKRLEPHYPVLYTGPGGLVAHECIVDLRPLTKATGVTVDDVAKRLIDYGFHAPTMSFPVAGTLMIEPTESEDLAELDRFCQAMIAIRAEIEKVGSGEWAKEDNPLRNAPHTAASLTGEWGHPYSREEAVFPAGVSAADKYWPPVRRIDGAYGDRNLVCSCPPLESYEG; this is encoded by the coding sequence ATGACCGCCAATCGCATCGCACTCTCCGACTTGGAACGCGGTACTCCGTTCGAGCAGCGCCATATCGGCCCCGACGGCGAGGCGCAGGCCAAGATGCTCGCCCATGTCGGCTTCGGCTCGCTGGACGAGCTCACCGAGGCCGCCGTACCGGAGGTCATAAAGAGCACCGAGGCGCTGGATGCCCTGCCCCCGGCCCGCAGCGAGCCGGAGGTCATCGCCGAGCTGCGCGGACTCGCCGACCGCAACCAGGTGCTGCCGTCGATGATCGGTCTCGGCTACTACGGCACCCACACCCCGCCGGTGATCCTGCGCAATGTGCTGGAGAACCCCGCCTGGTACACCGCGTACACGCCCTACCAGCCGGAGATCTCCCAGGGCCGGCTCGAGGCCCTGCTCAACTTCCAGACCGTGGTCGCCGATCTGACCGGGCTGCCCACCGCCGGTTCCTCGCTGCTGGACGAGGCCACCGCGGCCGCCGAGGCGATGGCGCTGTCGCGGCGCGTCGGCAAGGTCAAGGAGGGCGTCTTCCTGGTCGACGCCGAGTGCCTGCCGCAGACCGTCGCGGTCCTGCGGACCCGCGCCGAGCCGACCGGTGTCGAGGTCGTCGTCGCCGATCTGGCCGAGGGCATTCCGGACGAGATCGCCGAGCGCGGGGTCTTCGGCGTACTGCTGCAGTACCCGGGCGCCTCCGGCGTGGTGCGCGATCCGCGGCCGGTCATCGAGCGCGCCCATGAGCTGGGCGCCATCGTCACCGTCGCCGCCGATCTGCTCGCGCTCACCCTGCTCACCTCGCCCGGTGAGCTGGGCGCGGACATCGCGGTGGGCAACAGCCAGCGGTTCGGCGTCCCGATGGGCTTCGGCGGACCGCACGCCGGGTTCATGTCGGTGCGCGACGCCTACGCCCGCAACCTTCCCGGCCGGCTGGTCGGGGTCTCCGTGGACGCCGACGGCGACAAGGCGTACCGGCTGGCGCTGCAGACCCGTGAGCAGCACATCCGCCGGGAGAAGGCCACCAGCAACATCTGCACCGCCCAGGTGCTGCTGGCCGTGATGGCCGGGATGTACGCCGTCTACCACGGCCCGGACGGGCTCGCCGCGATCGCCCGCCGCACCCACCGCTACGCCTCCGTGCTCGCCGAGGGGCTGCGGGCCGGCGGTGTCGAGGTGGTGCACGGCGCGTTCTTCGACACCCTCACCGCGCGGGTGCCGGGCCGGGCCGCCGAGGTCGTCGCCGCGGGCCGGGAGGCCGGGGTCAACCTGCGGCTGACCGACGCCGACCACGTCGGCATCGCCTGCGACGAGACCACCGCCCGTGCGCAGCTCGCCGCCGTGTGGTCCGCCTTCGGGGTGGACGGCGGCAACGGCGACCCCACCGGGATCCCCGGGATCGACGAGCTGGACGCCGCGGCGCCGGACGCGCTGCCCGCGGCCCTGCTGCGCCACGACGGCTATCTGACCCACCCGGTCTTCCACCAGCACCGCTCCGAGACCGCGATGCTGCGCTATCTGCGGCGGCTGGCCGACCGGGACTACGCGCTGGACCGGGGCATGATCCCGCTCGGCTCCTGCACCATGAAGCTCAACGCGACCACCGAGATGGAGCCGGTCACCTGGCCCGAGTTCGGCGCGCTGCACCCCTTCGCACCGGCCGAGCAGGCCCAGGGCTATCTGACCCTGATCCGTGAGCTGGAGGAGCGGCTGGCCGAGGTCACCGGCTATGACAAGGTCTCCCTGCAGCCGAACGCCGGATCCCAGGGCGAGCTCGCCGGGCTGCTCGCGGTGCGCGCCTACCACCGCGCCAACGGGGACAGCCGGCGCACCGTCTGCCTGATCCCGTCCTCCGCGCACGGCACCAACGCCGCCAGCGCCGTGATGGCCGGCATGAAGGTGGTCGTGGTCAAGACCGGTGAGGACGGCGAGATCGACACCGATGACCTGCGCGCGAAGATCGAGAAGCATGGTGCCGAACTGGCCGTGCTGATGGTCACCTACCCCTCCACCCACGGCGTGTTCGAGGGGCACATCACCGAGATCTGCGCGGCCGTGCACGACGCGGGCGGCCAGGTCTACGTGGACGGCGCCAACCTCAACGCGCTGGTCGGGCTCGCCGAGCCGGGCCGGTTCGGCGGCGATGTCTCGCATCTGAACCTGCACAAGACCTTCTGCATCCCGCACGGCGGTGGCGGCCCCGGCGTCGGCCCGGTCGCGGTGCGCGAGCACCTGGCGCCCTACCTCCCGAACCATCCGCTGCAGCCCGCCGCGGGCCCGGCCACCGGCGTCGGCCCGGTCTCGGCCGCGCCGTGGGGCTCGGCGGGGATCCTGCCGATCTCCTGGGCGTACATCCGGCTGATGGGCGCCGAGGGGCTGCGCCGCGCGACCCAGGTCGCGGTGCTCGGCGCCAACTATGTCGCCAAGCGTCTCGAACCGCACTACCCGGTGCTCTACACCGGCCCCGGCGGCCTGGTGGCCCATGAGTGCATCGTGGATCTGCGGCCGCTGACGAAGGCCACCGGCGTGACGGTCGACGATGTGGCCAAACGCCTGATCGACTACGGCTTCCACGCGCCGACGATGTCGTTCCCCGTCGCCGGGACGCTGATGATCGAGCCGACCGAGAGCGAGGATCTGGCGGAGCTGGACCGGTTCTGCCAGGCGATGATCGCCATCCGGGCCGAGATCGAGAAGGTCGGCTCCGGCGAGTGGGCCAAGGAGGACAACCCGCTGCGGAACGCCCCGCATACGGCGGCGTCGCTGACCGGGGAGTGGGGCCACCCGTACTCCCGGGAGGAAGCGGTCTTCCCGGCCGGGGTCTCGGCGGCCGACAAGTACTGGCCGCCGGTGCGGCGGATCGACGGGGCCTACGGCGACCGTAACCTCGTCTGCTCCTGCCCGCCGCTGGAGTCCTACGAGGGCTGA
- a CDS encoding EamA family transporter: protein MQVSGGHSQQRKVGLGLALVSALTFGGSGVAAKPLIEAGLAPLEVTWLRVTGAALILLPLVWRHRRLPARRPALLVGFGLLAVAGVQACYFAALSRIPVGVALLVEYLAPALVLGWVRFVQRRPVSRAAAVGVVLAVGGLACVVEVWSGLSFNPLGLLLAFGAAFCQVGYFVLSDHGSDGQDPADPLGVIAYGLLIGAVALTAVGRPWGMDWTVLTGGADLAGARVPALVLLAWIVLVATVIAYLTGVLSVRRLSPQVAGVLACLEAVIATVLAWVLLDEHLGVAQVVGGVVVLAGALIAQTSTPKGAAAEPVAASAPVEGEREYTAGG, encoded by the coding sequence GTGCAGGTATCCGGAGGCCACTCACAGCAAAGGAAGGTCGGCCTGGGGCTCGCCCTGGTGTCGGCGCTCACGTTCGGCGGATCGGGTGTCGCCGCCAAACCACTGATCGAGGCGGGGCTCGCACCGCTCGAGGTCACCTGGCTGCGGGTGACCGGCGCTGCCCTGATCCTGCTGCCCCTGGTCTGGCGCCATCGCCGGCTGCCGGCCCGCCGTCCCGCCCTGCTGGTGGGGTTCGGTCTGCTGGCCGTCGCGGGGGTGCAGGCCTGCTATTTCGCGGCGCTCTCCCGGATCCCGGTCGGCGTCGCGCTGCTCGTCGAATACCTGGCGCCCGCGCTGGTGCTGGGGTGGGTGCGGTTCGTCCAGCGCCGCCCGGTGAGCCGGGCCGCGGCGGTCGGTGTCGTCCTGGCCGTCGGCGGGCTCGCGTGTGTGGTGGAGGTCTGGTCCGGGCTGAGCTTCAACCCCCTCGGCCTGCTGCTCGCCTTCGGCGCGGCCTTCTGCCAGGTGGGCTACTTCGTCCTCTCCGACCACGGCAGCGACGGCCAGGACCCGGCGGATCCGCTCGGCGTCATCGCCTACGGGCTGCTGATCGGAGCCGTCGCGCTCACCGCGGTCGGCCGCCCCTGGGGCATGGACTGGACGGTCCTCACCGGCGGCGCCGACCTGGCGGGCGCCCGCGTTCCCGCCCTGGTGCTGCTCGCCTGGATCGTGCTGGTGGCCACGGTGATCGCGTATCTCACCGGGGTGCTGTCGGTGCGCCGGCTCTCACCGCAGGTGGCCGGGGTGCTCGCCTGTCTGGAGGCGGTGATCGCGACCGTTCTGGCGTGGGTGCTGCTGGATGAGCACCTGGGCGTGGCGCAGGTCGTCGGCGGTGTGGTGGTGCTGGCAGGCGCCCTGATCGCCCAGACCTCCACCCCGAAGGGCGCCGCCGCCGAGCCGGTGGCGGCCTCGGCGCCGGTCGAGGGGGAGCGGGAGTACACGGCGGGAGGGTGA